CCGATCGGCTGAGCGCCACGGCCGCCGCCCGCGGGCGGCGACCTCACTCGACGGCCACCGGCTCCACCGCCGCGGCCCGGTCGCGGACCACCCCAGCCGCGACCGGGTCGCCCAGGGCCTCGTGCACCTCCGCCAGCGCGCCCAGCACCACCGCCGACCGGTGGTGGCGGTGCGCCACCACCAGCTCGGCCGCCGCCTCCAGCTCGGCCCGCGCCCCGACCGGGTCACCGAGCCGGTGCAGCGCGAGCCCCCGCAGGTAGAGCGCGTCGCACCGGCTCGACGGCGCGGTCGTCGCCCGCAGCAGCTCCAACGCCTCGTCCGCCGCCGCCAGCACCTCCGGCCAGCGCGCCAACCGCACCAGGCTGTCACCCGTGCGCACCAGCAGCATCGCCGCCATCTCCCGCGCCATCACCGGCGCCAGGTCGAGCTTCCCGGACCGCACGTTCACCAGCAGCTCGCGGTGCACCCGCACCGCCTCCTCGTGCCGCGCCAACCCGTCCAGCACCAGCGCCAGGCACGACGACGAGATGTGCTCGCCCAACGGGTAACCGGCCCGCCGGAACAACTCCCGCGCCCGCCGCGCGCTGACCCGCGCCTCCTCCAACCGCCCGGTCCGCAGCTCCGCCACCGACCGGTAGTGCACCGCCCAGCCCTGCTCCTTCACGTCACCCGACGCCACCGCCGCCCGCCACGCCTCGGCGTGCAACGCCGCCGCCGCCTCGTACCGGCGCATCAGCACCGCCAACGTCCACGTCAGGAAGTTCAGCTGCACGGCCTCGTCCCGCACGCTGCCCAACGCCCGCGCCGCCGCCACCCCCGCCGTGAACACCTCGACCCACGTCTCCGCCCGCCCGCGCTGGTCCGAGTACCAGTGCATCGCGGTCGCCAACCGCAGCACCTCGGCGTGCGACCCGTCCGCCGCCGCCAACCGCAACGCACCCAGCCAGTTCCCGGCCTCCGCGGTCAACCACGCGTCCGCGTCCTCCTGACCGCCCACCGGCCCGGACGGCGCGCTGCTCGCGTCCGGCCCGAAGAACCCCGCCGCCGTCACCGCCGTGCCCAGCAGCCAGTCCACCAACCGCCGCCGCGCCCGCCCCACCACCGGCGCCGGCTCCTCCTCCACCAGCCGCTCACCGGCGAACACCCGGATCAGGTCGTGGAACGCGTACCGGCCGGGCACCTCCGCGGTGTCCAGCAGGCTCATGTCCACCAACTCCTCCAGCGTGTCCTCCGCCGCGAACCGGTCCACGCCCGCCAGCACCGCCGCCACGTCCGGCCCGAAGTCCGCGCCCGGCGCCAGCGACAACCGGCGGAACAGCACCGCCGCCCTCGCGCCCAGCTGCCGGTACGACATCTCGAACGCCGTCCGCACCTGCAGGTCGCCCGCGGTCAGCGCGGACAACCGCCGCCGCTCGTCCACCAGCTGCCCCGCCAGGTGCCCGATCGTCCACTTCGGACGGCTCGCCAGCCGGTTGCCCGCGATCCGCAGCGCCAGCGGCAGGTGACCGCACAACGTCGCCACCCGCGCCGTCGCCACCGGCTCCGCGCGCACCCTCGACCGACCCGCGATCGCACCCAGCAGGTCGAACGACTCACCGGGGTCCAGCACCTCCAACCCCAGCCGCGCGCCCGCCTCCAACCCGCCCAGCACCAACCGCGACGTCACCACCACCAACGACCCCGCCCCGGTCGCCAACAACGGCCGCACCTGCGCCTCGTCCGACGCGTTGTCCAGCACCAGCAACGTCGACCGCTCCCGCAACCGCGCCCGGTACAGGTCCGAGCGCTCCGCCTCGCTCGCCGGGATCCGCTTCTCCTCGACCCCCAGCGCCAGCAGCATCCGGTGCACCACCTCCGACGGGTGCACCGGCCGCGCGTCCATCCCGCGCAGGTTGAAGAAGAAGCACCCGTCCGCGAAACGAGACGCCAATCGATACGCGGCCCGAACCGCCAACGCCGTCTTCCCCGCACCCGGCGGACCGTGCACCACGACCACCGACGTCGTCCGCACCCGCTCCGCCACCGCCGCCAACGCCGCCAGCTCCGCCTCGCGCCCGGTCAGGTCCGCCACGTCCGGCGGCAGCGCCGACGGCGCCACCGACGACGCCACCCGCCGCGCCCGACCCTCCTTGGCCGCGGCCAACAACTCGTGGAACTCCTGCTCCGCCAACGAGAGCACCCCGGCCAACGCCTCCACCGTGCGCCGCTGAGGACCCTTCGCGCGACCGCGTTCCATGTCGCTGATCGCCCGCACGCTGACCCCGGAACCCTCCGCCAGCTCCTCCTGGGTCAACCGGACCCGCAACCGGTGCGCGCGCAACAGCTCACCGAACGTCATGACCACACCTCGACATTAGTGGCCACCGGAGCCCGTCGAACCGCGCGGGCGCGGCGACGACCGTCACGTCGCTCCCCGGTAACACCGCTCACCGGTGACGCGCCCGACCGCCGCGACTGGTAGACCACACCCCATGAAGTGGTACGCGGATCGCCCGCCCCGACTGGTGTGGCAAGTCCTCGCCGACCTGCTCGCGGTCGCCTGGACGTGGTTCTGGGTCAAGGTCGCCGACGGGGCCGGTGACGCGGTCCGCGCGCTGCGCGCACCGGGGGACGGCCTGGCCGATGCCGGGCACAACCTCTCCGACACCTTCGGCGACGCCGCCGCCAAGGCCCGCGACCTGCCGCTGGTCGGCGGGAAGCTGGCCGACGCGCTCGACCGGGGCCGCGCCGCGGGCGGCACCCTGACCGACGCGGGCGACGCCCAGGTGCGGGCCGTCGAGTCCACCGCGCTGTGGCTCACCGTCGCCCTGATCGCCGTGCCGCTGGCGTTCGTGCTGATCACCTGGCTGCCGCTGCGACTGCGGTTCGCCCGCCGCGCCGGCACCGCCCGCCGGCTGCGCGACCAGGACCGACTCGACCTGCTCGCGCTGCACGCGCTGACCACGCTGTCGCTGCGCGACCTGGCCGCGTTCCCCGGCGACCCGGTCGAGGGCTGGCGCCGCCAGGACCCGGAGGTGATCCGCGAACTGGCCGCCCGCAGGCTGCGGGCCAGCGGCGTCAGGCCGTGACGGGCGGTGGCGCCGGGGGATGCCGGCGCCACCGCTCCGACGTCACTGCATGCGGTGCCAGAAGACCTGGCCCGTCGGGCCGTAGAGCACCACGTTCGAGTCGTTCTGCACGATCAACCGGTCGGCCGCCGTGCCGTAGGTGTTGGAGTGCCACTTCGCCACACCGGCGGCCGTGTACACCACCAGGTTGCCGTCCTGCTGGAGCACCACGTGCGTCGCACCCGTCCCGTGGGTGCTCGTGTGCCACAACGCCTGACCGGCCGCCGTGTACAGCACCAGGTTGCCGTCACCCTGCATGACCAGCGTGAACCGGCCGTCCTGCGACGTCTTGCCCTGCCCCGCGGCCAGCACCTCGCCCCGGACCAGCGTGTCGCCACCCGGCTGCGGCGCGTTCGCCGAACCCGTGAACAGCAGCGCGTTCGGCGAACCCGCGCCCGGGTTCACCACCTTGTTCGGCGTCGCGGCCGCCACCAGCGCGTCCCGCACCTGCTGCGGCGACGCACCGGGGTTGCCCGCCAGGAGCAACGCCGCCGCGCCCGCCACGTGCGGCGACGCCATCGACGTGCCGCTGATCGTGTTCGTCGCCGTGTCGCCCGTGCTCCACGCCGACGTGATGCCCACACCCGGCGCGAACACGTCCGAGCACGTGCCCCAGTTCGAGAACGACGCCCTGGTGTCACCCCGGTCCGAGGCGTTCACCGTGATCGCCTCCGCCACCCGGGCGGGGGAGAAGCCGCAGGCGTCGGCGTTCGAGTTGCCCGACGCCACCGCGTACGTGACGCCCGACGCGATCGACCGCCGCACGGCCGCGTCCAGCGCGTCGTTCGCGCCACCACCCAGGCTCATGTTCGCCACGGCCGGCTTCTGCGCGTTCGCCGTCACCCAGTCCACACCCGCGACGACGCCCGCGATCGTGCCCGAACCACCGCACGTCAGCACCTTCACACCGTGCAGCCGCACCCCCTTCGCCACACCGTGCGCCGAACCACCGACCGTGCCGGCCACGTGCGTGCCATGGCCGTTGCAGTCCGTGTTGTTGCCGTCACCCGTCGTGTTGACGTCGAAGCTCGCCCGACCACCGAAGTCCACGTGCGTCGCGCGGATGCCGGTGTCGATGATGTAGGCGTGCACGTTGCCCGCCGTCGTCGCGTAGCTGTAGTTCGCGTTCAGCGGCAGGTCGCGCTGGTCCACCCGGTCCAGGCCCCACGACGGCGGGTTCGGCTGGTCCGCCGTCACCTGGACGCGCTGGTCCTGCGCCACGTACGCCACCGCCGGGTCGGCCGCCAACCGCTTCGCCGCCCGCTCGCTCATCACCGCCGCGAAACCGTTCAAGGCCGAGCGGTACCGGTGCGTCACGCGGACGTCGGCCCGCTCGGCCACCGCCTCCGCGCCGACGCCGTCCTCCAGCACCACGATGTAGCTGCCGGGCACCGCCGTCGGGCTGCCGGCGTCGCGGATCGACGCCTCCGCGGCCTGCGCGGGCGCCACCGCCAACGCCGCCGCCACCACACCGACGCCCACAGCTCCCGC
This genomic window from Saccharothrix sp. HUAS TT1 contains:
- a CDS encoding helix-turn-helix domain-containing protein → MTFGELLRAHRLRVRLTQEELAEGSGVSVRAISDMERGRAKGPQRRTVEALAGVLSLAEQEFHELLAAAKEGRARRVASSVAPSALPPDVADLTGREAELAALAAVAERVRTTSVVVVHGPPGAGKTALAVRAAYRLASRFADGCFFFNLRGMDARPVHPSEVVHRMLLALGVEEKRIPASEAERSDLYRARLRERSTLLVLDNASDEAQVRPLLATGAGSLVVVTSRLVLGGLEAGARLGLEVLDPGESFDLLGAIAGRSRVRAEPVATARVATLCGHLPLALRIAGNRLASRPKWTIGHLAGQLVDERRRLSALTAGDLQVRTAFEMSYRQLGARAAVLFRRLSLAPGADFGPDVAAVLAGVDRFAAEDTLEELVDMSLLDTAEVPGRYAFHDLIRVFAGERLVEEEPAPVVGRARRRLVDWLLGTAVTAAGFFGPDASSAPSGPVGGQEDADAWLTAEAGNWLGALRLAAADGSHAEVLRLATAMHWYSDQRGRAETWVEVFTAGVAAARALGSVRDEAVQLNFLTWTLAVLMRRYEAAAALHAEAWRAAVASGDVKEQGWAVHYRSVAELRTGRLEEARVSARRARELFRRAGYPLGEHISSSCLALVLDGLARHEEAVRVHRELLVNVRSGKLDLAPVMAREMAAMLLVRTGDSLVRLARWPEVLAAADEALELLRATTAPSSRCDALYLRGLALHRLGDPVGARAELEAAAELVVAHRHHRSAVVLGALAEVHEALGDPVAAGVVRDRAAAVEPVAVE
- a CDS encoding S8 family serine peptidase, which encodes MGEFRAPWTRLAGAVGVGVVAAALAVAPAQAAEASIRDAGSPTAVPGSYIVVLEDGVGAEAVAERADVRVTHRYRSALNGFAAVMSERAAKRLAADPAVAYVAQDQRVQVTADQPNPPSWGLDRVDQRDLPLNANYSYATTAGNVHAYIIDTGIRATHVDFGGRASFDVNTTGDGNNTDCNGHGTHVAGTVGGSAHGVAKGVRLHGVKVLTCGGSGTIAGVVAGVDWVTANAQKPAVANMSLGGGANDALDAAVRRSIASGVTYAVASGNSNADACGFSPARVAEAITVNASDRGDTRASFSNWGTCSDVFAPGVGITSAWSTGDTATNTISGTSMASPHVAGAAALLLAGNPGASPQQVRDALVAAATPNKVVNPGAGSPNALLFTGSANAPQPGGDTLVRGEVLAAGQGKTSQDGRFTLVMQGDGNLVLYTAAGQALWHTSTHGTGATHVVLQQDGNLVVYTAAGVAKWHSNTYGTAADRLIVQNDSNVVLYGPTGQVFWHRMQ